The genomic stretch CAAAATTTATATAATATCTTGGTAGCCTCGATTTTATTTGATTAATAGCATCAAGAAAATTACCCTCTAGTTCATGCCCACTAGATAAATGATATTCAATAGAAGAATATAATTCATCTAGACTTTCTTGAGAAAAACCATAAAAAATTATTTGCTCTAAATTAGAAGTACTTAAAACAATCGTTTCATCTGATTCTAAATACTTAGCAAAATTTTCTTTCTTTAATTTAGATATACCACCTCTTGAGTTTTTTAAGCCACTATAAAACGTTTCTAAGGTAATATATCCTTTATCAAGCAAAGATCCAAAGTACACCACTTAGAGAAGCGTTATTACTTAGCCAATCATTAGTGACTTTAGTGATGGAACAATTAATTGAACATCCATCATTAGAGGCATTAGGTATTGCGATTTTAGATGTCTCTATAGCGGCAATCACACCATCACCAGAAACCTTAAAAGCACTAGAAGCTGAAGCGAGAGAATCCTTACTGAAAGAAGCCGACGATGCCATTTATGCTCGTCGTAAATTCTCAGTAGAACAAGAGCGCACCATTAAAGAGGCTGAATTAGAAACCGATTTATCTGTTCAACGTAAACGCCAAGAGATTGAAGAAGCACGTTTAGAAAACGAACGTACATTACTACGCGAACAAGCTGAGATTGAAAAAGAACGCCTTGAAGCCAAAGTTAATGCGGAAGCAAAACGCAAAGAACTAGTCGCATTAAGTGCTGAAAATCAGCGAACACAATCAGAAGCGGATGCTTATGCTATTGAAGCTACCATGCGTGCTTATCGTGAATTACCAGTTGAGAACCTAAAAGCAATGGCATTAGCAAAAATGGACTCACAACAATTAATGGCAATGGCATTTGAAACCTTAGCACTGAATTCAGGAAAAATCGGCGAGTTGAATATCACACCTGATTTATTTAGCCAATTTATGAAAAAAGGCAGTAAATAATGCAACGTAACGAAGATTTTCGCTTTGTGCTGGTGATGAGAAAAAGCCGCTTACAGGAATTAATTGAGCGCTTTAATACCTGGTCACAAGCCAAATTCTATTTAGAACACAACAATGTTGAGGTAAAGGATTACCTCAATGAACACAATTTATATCAAAAGCAACTCACAGAAGCTGAGTTGATTTTAAAATCATTAGGACGATTTCAACTTTTAGAAAGAGGCTTATTACCCAGCTATCAATTCTCACCTCACGATATTGTGGTGGTGATTGGTCAAGATGGGCTTGTTGCCAATACGCTGAAATACCTTAATGGACAGCCTATCATTGCCATAAATCCTGATCCATCAAGGTGGGATGGTAAATTATTACCCTTTGAAATAGGGCAATTAAAAGAGACAGTTATTAACACCATTAATAAAAAAATGCCATTTAAAACGGTCACTTTTGCACAAGCAACAACCAATGATGGTCAATCCTTATTAGCGGTTAATGACTTATTTATTGGCCCTAAAAGCCACACTTCCGCACAGTATATTTTGCAATGGAATGGCGCTGAAGAAGTGCAATCTTCATCAGGCATTATTGTATCAACAGGATTGGGATCAACGGGGTGGTTTCAATCTATTCTTGCTGGTGCGATGGCAATTACAGGAGAAGCTTCGCACCCTCTATTACAAGGCTTTAGCTGGAGTGATCGAAAGCTACAATTTAGTGTAAGAGAGCCATTTCCAAGTAGAACAACAGGTGTTGCACTGACTTTTGGCACTATTGAGCCTGACTCACCACTGCAATTAGGATCTTTGATGC from Psychrobacter fulvigenes encodes the following:
- a CDS encoding diacylglycerol kinase catalytic domain-containing protein is translated as MQRNEDFRFVLVMRKSRLQELIERFNTWSQAKFYLEHNNVEVKDYLNEHNLYQKQLTEAELILKSLGRFQLLERGLLPSYQFSPHDIVVVIGQDGLVANTLKYLNGQPIIAINPDPSRWDGKLLPFEIGQLKETVINTINKKMPFKTVTFAQATTNDGQSLLAVNDLFIGPKSHTSAQYILQWNGAEEVQSSSGIIVSTGLGSTGWFQSILAGAMAITGEASHPLLQGFSWSDRKLQFSVREPFPSRTTGVALTFGTIEPDSPLQLGSLM